From the Acidobacteriota bacterium genome, the window GACTCCAGTGAGCTAAAATCTACCAGCTCGATCCTTCTATCCAAATCTCCCGGTGATGTACTCTTCGGTGATCGCTTTCGCGGGCTTGGTGAACATGGTGGTCGTATCTCCCACCTCCACCAGTTCACCAAGCATGAAGAAAGCCGTCCGATCGGCGATGCGTGCCGCCTGCTG encodes:
- the pstB gene encoding phosphate ABC transporter ATP-binding protein (ATP-binding protein; PstABCS is an ATP dependent phosphate uptake system which is responsible for inorganic phosphate uptake during phosphate starvation) codes for the protein QQAARIADRTAFFMLGELVEVGDTTTMFTKPAKAITEEYITGRFG